One Poecilia reticulata strain Guanapo linkage group LG4, Guppy_female_1.0+MT, whole genome shotgun sequence genomic window carries:
- the b3galt2 gene encoding beta-1,3-galactosyltransferase 2, with protein sequence MQWRRRHLCSIKMTIKRSLFRTHVAGLLSLALLFTVFLFFSHQEWLPGHNGPRDYPLAYTIRGLRAPKGEANQSSSLRSLWKETGYGAPKPLLNLSSQQAEGTAAEPGGGGGAGGGSRTGIVGLGDSMSSNNSLQKEMDVGEKLSAQPYRYILNEPFKCRDSTPFLILLIAAEPRQADARNAIRQTWGNESVAGGLGFIRLFLLGTGKSSDAFLQSSIEEESRVYHDIIQQDYRDTYYNLTTKTLMGMNWVATYCPRVSYVMKTDSDMFINTEYLIQKLLKPELPPKQKYFTGYLMRGYAPNRNKDSKWYMPPELYPSERYPIFCSGTGYVFSGDMAELIYQASLSIRRLHLEDVYVGICLAKLRIDPAPPPNEFLFNHWRVSYSSCKYSHLITSHQFQPNELIKYWNHLQTNKHNACVNTAKEKNGRHRHRKLHGERLP encoded by the coding sequence ATGCAGTGGAGACGGCGGCACTTATGTTCCATCAAGATGACCATCAAACGTTCCCTGTTTCGGACCCATGTGGCTGGTCTGCTCTCCCTGGCTCTTCTCTTTAcagtctttctgtttttcagccACCAGGAATGGCTGCCAGGGCACAATGGGCCTCGTGACTACCCGCTGGCTTACACCATCAGGGGTCTCCGGGCTCCCAAGGGAGAGGCCAACCAGAGCAGCTCCCTGAGGAGCCTGTGGAAGGAGACAGGGTATGGCGCACCAAAGCCTCTTCTCAACCTCAGCTCTCAACAGGCAGAGGGAACAGCAGctgagccaggaggaggaggtggagctggaggaggatcCAGGACAGGCATCGTGGGGCTTGGGGACTCCATGAGCTCTAACAACAGTTTACAGAAGGAGATGGATGTTGGGGAGAAGCTTAGTGCTCAGCCCTACCGCTACATCCTGAATGAACCTTTCAAGTGCAGGGACAGTACGcccttcctcatcctcctcattGCTGCTGAGCCTAGACAGGCCGATGCACGCAACGCAATCCGGCAGACGTGGGGAAATGAGAGTGTAGCAGGGGGCCTGGGATTCATCCGACTTTTTCTTCTTGGCACAGGAAAGAGTTCAGATGCCTTCCTTCAAAGTAGCATTGAAGAAGAGAGCCGTGTTTACCATGATATCATTCAACAGGACTATCGGGACACCTACTACAACCTAACCACCAAAACCTTGATGGGCATGAACTGGGTAGCCACCTACTGCCCACGCGTCTCCTATGTGATGAAGACGGACAGTGACATGTTCATCAATACAGAGTATCTCATCCAAAAGCTGCTAAAACCCGAATTGCCCCCCAAACAGAAGTATTTTACAGGCTATCTAATGAGGGGCTATGCACCAAACCGAAACAAGGACAGTAAGTGGTACATGCCACCAGAGCTTTATCCAAGCGAGCGCTACCCAATATTTTGCTCAGGCACGGGGTACGTGTTCTCAGGGGACATGGCCGAGTTGATCTATCAGGCCTCGCTAAGCATACGCAGGCTGCATCTGGAGGACGTGTATGTAGGGATCTGCCTGGCAAAGTTACGCATCGACCCTGCACCCCCTCCCAATGAGTTCCTCTTCAACCATTGGCGCGTCTCTTATTCCAGTTGCAAGTACAGCCACCTGATCACATCCCATCAGTTTCAGCCCAATGAACTCATCAAGTACTGGAACCATTTGCAGACCAACAAGCACAATGCCTGTGTCAATACGGCCAAGGAGAAGAACGGCAGACACAGACATCGAAAGCTCCATGGGGAGAGGCTTCCATGA